In uncultured Cohaesibacter sp., a genomic segment contains:
- a CDS encoding N-acetylmuramoyl-L-alanine amidase → MRLLQAILILLMSLYCAPLMAQEGGEAPVVVHGARTDGNDKKAEFILDVSEPVAFSVFALEGPYRLVIDLPDMTFQMEQGIGLVERAMVKNFRFGSFGHSGSRVVLDLSKPTKVGKAYTLPSVDGNPARLVIEMASVSKKEFAEQALRDVIRIRADGKRDTAPMTPSAAADKVADAVEDSRPLIVLDPGHGGIDTGAVSSSGAHESTIVLEFAKALRDVLVKEKHFRVLLTRDRDRFISLGGRVAFAREKKADLFLSIHADIVKEHYVRGATVYTLSDKASDAVAHTLAQQENRSDLIAGLEIEETDDVVADILIDLTRRETANHSALYSRTLVGALKSSVRLSKTPERSAGFRVLKAPDIPSVLLELGYLSNKEDRADLLSDSWRDKAIKSIVKSINKFFARRSAQSSGLFLPRSG, encoded by the coding sequence ATGCGTTTGCTCCAAGCTATCCTGATCCTGCTTATGTCCCTATACTGCGCGCCCCTGATGGCTCAGGAGGGTGGAGAGGCTCCTGTTGTGGTTCATGGAGCCCGAACGGATGGCAATGACAAGAAGGCCGAGTTCATCCTCGATGTTTCCGAACCGGTCGCCTTTAGTGTCTTTGCGCTGGAAGGACCTTACCGGCTGGTCATCGATCTGCCTGACATGACCTTTCAGATGGAGCAGGGGATCGGTTTGGTCGAGCGCGCCATGGTGAAGAATTTCCGTTTTGGCAGCTTTGGACATTCCGGCTCGCGCGTGGTGCTAGACCTTTCCAAGCCGACCAAGGTGGGCAAGGCCTACACCCTGCCATCGGTGGATGGCAATCCGGCAAGGCTGGTTATCGAAATGGCTTCGGTCAGCAAGAAGGAATTCGCCGAACAGGCCTTGCGGGACGTGATCCGCATCCGGGCTGACGGTAAGCGGGACACGGCGCCGATGACGCCATCTGCTGCTGCCGACAAGGTTGCCGATGCCGTTGAGGATAGCCGTCCGTTGATCGTTCTCGACCCCGGACATGGTGGTATCGACACGGGCGCGGTTTCCAGTAGTGGTGCGCATGAAAGCACGATCGTCCTTGAATTTGCCAAGGCGCTGCGCGATGTGCTGGTCAAGGAAAAGCATTTCCGCGTTCTGCTGACCAGAGACCGCGACCGGTTCATTTCTCTTGGCGGACGGGTCGCCTTTGCGCGAGAAAAGAAGGCGGACCTGTTCCTCTCGATCCATGCAGATATCGTCAAGGAGCACTATGTGCGCGGGGCGACGGTCTACACGCTTTCCGACAAGGCGTCTGACGCCGTAGCACACACCCTGGCGCAGCAGGAAAACAGATCGGACCTGATTGCCGGACTGGAGATCGAGGAGACCGACGACGTCGTCGCCGACATTCTTATCGACCTCACACGCCGGGAAACGGCCAATCATTCCGCCCTCTATTCCCGCACGCTGGTCGGTGCGCTCAAATCCTCCGTTCGCCTGTCGAAGACACCGGAGCGCTCGGCAGGATTCCGCGTCCTTAAAGCCCCCGACATCCCGAGCGTTCTGCTTGAGCTAGGCTATCTTTCCAACAAGGAGGACAGGGCGGATCTGTTGTCGGATAGCTGGCGCGACAAGGCGATCAAATCCATTGTCAAGTCGATTAACAAGTTTTTCGCCAGACGGTCCGCGCAGTCGAGCGGCCTTTTCTTGCCCAGGTCTGGCTGA
- the prfB gene encoding peptide chain release factor 2 (programmed frameshift): MRAEIQNVVDEIKQGLALLRRHLDWDVAQKRLLELNNLAENPNLWNDPQNAQKLMQERQKLETAINGYLKANQDLDDSIELIELGEMEGDQDVISDAEQTLHALLKEISRQQIETMLSGEADGMDCYIEVHSGAGGTESQDWASMLLRMYTRWAEKAGFKVDVLEVTAGEEAGIKAATIIVKGENAYGWAKTESGVHRLVRISPFDSQARRHTSFSSVWVYPVIDDTIEIEINESDCRIDTYRASGAGGQHVNTTDSAVRITHHPTGIVVQCQNERSQHKNRAQAWDMLRARLYERELQIREDKASAENASKTDIGWGHQIRSYVLQPYQLVKDLRTGVESTSPQDVLDGALTPYMEAALAQRAYGTEGAEVEDLV, translated from the exons ATGCGCGCAGAAATCCAGAATGTAGTCGACGAAATCAAGCAGGGTCTTGCTCTGCTGAGGAGGCATCTT GACTGGGATGTTGCCCAGAAACGCCTTCTTGAACTGAACAATCTCGCCGAAAATCCCAACCTTTGGAATGATCCGCAGAATGCCCAGAAGCTGATGCAGGAACGCCAGAAGCTGGAGACGGCGATCAATGGCTATCTCAAGGCCAATCAGGATCTTGACGATTCCATCGAGCTCATCGAACTGGGTGAGATGGAAGGGGATCAGGACGTGATCTCCGATGCAGAACAGACCCTGCATGCCCTTCTGAAAGAGATTTCGCGCCAGCAGATCGAGACGATGCTCTCGGGCGAGGCAGACGGAATGGACTGCTATATCGAAGTGCATTCCGGTGCGGGTGGTACGGAGAGCCAGGATTGGGCCTCCATGCTGTTGCGCATGTATACCCGCTGGGCCGAGAAGGCCGGGTTCAAGGTGGACGTGCTTGAAGTCACCGCCGGTGAAGAGGCTGGCATCAAGGCAGCAACCATCATAGTCAAGGGCGAGAATGCCTATGGCTGGGCCAAGACCGAATCCGGCGTGCATCGTCTGGTGCGCATTTCGCCGTTCGACAGTCAGGCACGGCGTCATACCTCATTCTCTTCCGTCTGGGTCTATCCGGTGATCGACGACACGATCGAGATCGAAATCAACGAGAGTGATTGCCGCATCGATACCTACCGCGCTTCCGGCGCCGGTGGTCAGCACGTCAACACGACTGACTCGGCTGTCCGTATCACGCACCATCCAACGGGGATTGTGGTTCAGTGCCAGAACGAGCGCAGCCAGCACAAGAACCGGGCCCAGGCCTGGGACATGTTGCGGGCGCGTCTCTATGAGCGCGAATTGCAGATTCGTGAAGACAAGGCGAGTGCCGAGAATGCATCCAAGACCGATATCGGCTGGGGGCATCAGATCCGGTCCTATGTCCTTCAGCCCTATCAGCTGGTCAAGGATCTGCGCACCGGTGTGGAAAGCACCAGTCCTCAGGATGTGCTCGACGGCGCTCTGACGCCTTACATGGAAGCTGCTTTGGCGCAGCGTGCCTATGGCACGGAAGGTGCCGAGGTCGAAGATCTGGTCTAG
- a CDS encoding penicillin-binding protein 1A: MWRFFGFLFAAGSVLFIVIATAVYIFLNSMMAGLPDFTALRNYEPPVTTRIHAADGQLMAEYARERRLFLPIQAIPERVKEAFISAEDKNFYSHAGLDFTGIARAVVTNLKNMGQNRRLVGASTITQQVAKNFLLTSEQSYERKIKEALLSMRIEQTFSKNEILELYLNEMYFGIGVYGIGSASLNYFDKSVHELSLSEMAYLAALMKAPNNYHPIRHKEKAIERRDWVIDQMVSNGYVTVEEANKAKATDLQVKFRPRGAHIFAADYFAEEVRRWIDKEFGEEKLYNGGLSVRTSLDVGLQREARVALNHGLVSFDKQKGWRGPLKTIDISGDWGKTLLAEKPLSDVPEWRMAVVLTADGNEATVGLRPSEGDEETPGNVNERQIATLSFKDMKWAKWATGDRKGKALRSVADVLTPGDVIYVSAKEDGSFELEQIPEVSGALIAMDPITGRILAIAGGFSFDESQFDRATQAYRQPGSSFKPFVYATALDNGYTPSSVVMDAPIEIDQGGGQGVWRPQNYGGKFYGPSTLRLGIELSRNVMTVRLAKDMGMPLVAEYARRFGIYDNLMPVLSMALGAGETTVLRMVTAYSMIANGGRRITPTFVDRVQDRYGKTIYRHDQRICENCNVQRWDHQKEPEVIDNREQVLDPMTAYQITSMMEGVVQRGTGTIVNKVVGKPIAGKTGTTNDERDAWFVGFSPDLVVGVYVGYDRPRPMGRGATGGHLAAPIFAEFMKVALKDKPKKPFKVPEGIELIPIDRRTGLRASAQSEGVILEAFKPGTLPPDSYSVIGFTEDMGRPVTAEEAEHALTQGTGGLY, encoded by the coding sequence ATTTGGCGCTTCTTCGGCTTTCTCTTTGCCGCAGGTTCGGTTCTGTTCATAGTGATCGCCACCGCTGTATATATCTTCCTCAATTCAATGATGGCCGGGTTGCCGGATTTTACGGCGCTGAGGAACTATGAGCCGCCCGTGACCACGCGCATTCATGCAGCCGATGGCCAGTTGATGGCTGAATATGCCAGAGAACGGCGCCTGTTCCTGCCCATTCAGGCTATTCCGGAGCGGGTCAAGGAAGCCTTTATCTCTGCTGAGGACAAGAATTTCTACAGCCATGCCGGTCTTGACTTCACCGGTATCGCCCGCGCTGTTGTCACCAACCTCAAGAACATGGGCCAGAACCGCCGCCTTGTTGGTGCTTCCACCATCACGCAGCAGGTCGCCAAGAATTTTCTTCTAACGTCTGAACAGTCCTATGAGCGCAAGATCAAGGAAGCGCTCCTGTCCATGCGTATCGAGCAGACCTTCTCCAAGAACGAGATTCTGGAACTCTATCTCAACGAGATGTATTTCGGCATCGGCGTTTATGGTATCGGGTCAGCTTCGCTCAATTATTTCGACAAGTCGGTGCATGAGCTTTCGCTCTCCGAGATGGCTTATCTCGCTGCGCTTATGAAAGCGCCGAACAACTATCACCCGATCCGCCACAAGGAGAAGGCCATCGAGCGCCGGGATTGGGTCATCGATCAGATGGTCAGCAACGGCTATGTGACCGTCGAAGAGGCTAACAAGGCCAAGGCGACGGATCTGCAGGTCAAGTTCCGGCCACGTGGGGCGCATATTTTTGCGGCTGACTATTTCGCCGAAGAGGTTCGTCGCTGGATCGACAAGGAGTTCGGTGAAGAAAAGCTCTATAATGGCGGCCTGTCGGTGAGAACCTCTCTTGATGTTGGCCTGCAAAGGGAAGCGCGAGTGGCGCTCAACCATGGTCTTGTGTCGTTTGACAAGCAAAAGGGCTGGCGTGGTCCGCTGAAGACCATCGATATCTCCGGTGACTGGGGAAAGACACTTCTGGCCGAAAAGCCGCTTTCCGATGTGCCTGAATGGCGGATGGCCGTTGTCCTCACGGCGGACGGCAATGAAGCGACCGTCGGCCTGCGTCCTTCCGAAGGCGATGAAGAAACGCCGGGCAACGTCAACGAACGCCAGATTGCAACGCTGTCTTTCAAGGACATGAAGTGGGCCAAGTGGGCAACGGGGGATCGTAAGGGCAAGGCCCTGCGCTCGGTTGCCGATGTGCTGACGCCGGGGGATGTCATATATGTCTCCGCCAAGGAAGATGGCAGCTTCGAGCTGGAACAGATTCCGGAGGTCTCTGGCGCTCTGATCGCGATGGATCCGATCACCGGCCGCATTCTGGCGATCGCCGGTGGCTTCTCGTTTGACGAAAGCCAGTTCGACCGGGCAACGCAGGCCTATCGCCAGCCGGGTTCCTCTTTCAAGCCGTTCGTCTATGCAACAGCCCTCGACAATGGCTACACGCCGTCGAGCGTGGTCATGGATGCGCCGATCGAAATCGATCAGGGTGGCGGACAGGGCGTCTGGCGGCCTCAGAACTATGGCGGAAAATTCTACGGCCCTTCGACCTTGCGGCTTGGTATCGAGCTGTCGCGAAACGTCATGACCGTGCGTCTGGCCAAGGACATGGGCATGCCACTGGTGGCTGAATACGCGCGGCGGTTTGGCATCTATGACAATCTGATGCCGGTACTGTCGATGGCGCTTGGGGCCGGTGAAACGACGGTTCTGCGCATGGTGACGGCCTATTCGATGATTGCCAACGGCGGACGGCGGATCACGCCAACCTTTGTCGACCGAGTGCAGGATCGCTACGGCAAGACCATCTACCGGCATGATCAGCGCATCTGCGAGAATTGCAATGTGCAGCGCTGGGATCATCAGAAAGAGCCTGAAGTCATCGACAACCGCGAGCAGGTGCTGGATCCGATGACCGCCTATCAGATCACCTCGATGATGGAAGGTGTGGTTCAGCGCGGTACCGGCACGATTGTCAACAAGGTGGTTGGCAAGCCGATCGCAGGCAAGACCGGAACGACCAACGACGAGCGTGATGCCTGGTTTGTCGGTTTCTCTCCCGATCTGGTGGTCGGGGTCTATGTCGGCTATGACCGCCCGCGCCCGATGGGACGTGGCGCAACCGGTGGCCATCTGGCCGCGCCGATCTTTGCCGAGTTCATGAAGGTGGCCCTCAAGGACAAGCCGAAGAAGCCGTTCAAGGTGCCGGAAGGCATCGAACTGATCCCGATCGACCGGCGCACCGGCCTCAGGGCTTCGGCGCAGAGTGAGGGGGTCATTCTGGAGGCCTTCAAGCCGGGTACCCTGCCGCCGGACAGCTATTCCGTCATCGGCTTTACCGAAGACATGGGGCGGCCGGTAACTGCGGAAGAAGCCGAACATGCCTTGACGCAAGGCACGGGTGGTCTGTATTAA